The region TCGAGGAACGTCGGCTGCACGACGACGAACCCGTGCGCGGCCCAGTGGTCCACGAGGGGGTCGGCCGCCGTCATCGACTGCCGGTAGCCGTGCGCGAAGGCGATGACGGGCAGGCCGCTGCCCTCGGCCGGCGCGGTGACGCGCACCTGGAGGTCGTCACCCCGCCCGGGGGCCGGCAGGACGACGGGCCGCACGCTGAGGACGCGCGTGGTGGTGCGGGGGAGGAATCGGTGGACGGCACGGGGCACCTCTCGGGGGATCACGGCGTCGACTGCGAAACGGATCGACGTTCCACACGATACGGAACACTGTTCCGGTGTGCAAGCGAAAGTGGATCAATGTTCCGGTTGGCGGCTGGGCGTGGGACGATCACGCGGTGACCTCCGCAGCGACACCCCCGACCCCGGGAAGGGCCTCGGGCTCCGGCGACCACGCCGATCCCGACGCGCGCCCCGCCGGCGGCAGCCCCGGCTCGGACCTCGGCTCCCGCACCACCGCCCCGCTGCGGCGCGACGTCGCCCGCAACCAGGGCGCGCTGCTGGAGGCCGCCGCCCGCGTCTTCACGACCTCGGGCGTGGGTGCCCCCGTCCGCGAGATCGCCGCCGCCGCCGGGGTCGGCGTCGCCACGCTCTACCGCCACTTCCCCACGCGGGCCGACCTCGTGGTCGCCGTGTACCGCCACCAGATCGAGGAGTGCGCCGCGGCCGGGCCGTCACTCCTGGCGTCGGCGCCCGGGCCGTTCGAGGCGACCCTGAGCTGGGTGCACCTCTTCGTGGACTTCCTCGGCACGAAGCACGGCCTGTCCCGGGTGTGGGAGGGCGACGCCGAGGAGTTCGGCGCGCTGCACGCGCTCTTCGTCGAGCGCCTCGTCCCGGTCCTGACCGACCTGCTCGACGCCGGCCGCGCCGCCGGCGAGGTCGTCGCGCCGATCTCGGCCTACCGGCTGCTGCGCGCGGTCGGCGACCTGGTCGCGTGGAGCCCGCAGGACCCCGACTACGACGTCCGCGAGGTCGTGACGCTGCTGGTCAGCGGCCTGCGGCAGGCCCAGCCGGACCGGCTCGGAGACACGGCGGGCTGACGCGCCGCCGCAGCGGTGGCGGGACCACCGCCGGGCGGGGAGGATCGCGACATGGGTTCACGAGCCGTGCGGGTGCCGATCTGGGTGGTCGCCGCCCTCGCATCGTCCGGCGCAACGGGTGTCTCCGCCTGCTCCTCCTACCCGTGCACGACCGAGGGGTACTCGAGCACGATCGTGGTGGAGGTCGAGGGGCGACGGTCCGATATCGCCGACCTGGAGCTCTGCGTGGAGGATCGCTGCTCCTCCGACGACGACGTCACCGACCCCAGCAGGCTGATCGCCCACGGGCCGCCGACGCGTGCGGACGACGGGAGCCGATGGACCTTCGGCGTCGCGCTGCACCGCGACCACCTCGTCGTCCGTGCACTCGCCGCCGACGGGAGCATCCTCCGTGAGACACCGGTCTCGGTCGACTTCAGACGTGTGGGTGGGAGCGCACGCTGCGGCGGACCTCAGGAGGCGATCGTCCGCATCGACGTCTGACCGACGTCGGAGCCGGGCGCTCAGACGCCGATCTCGCCCCGGATCGCGACGACGGCGGCCCCTCCCACCCACAGCGCCCCACCGGCGTCGCGGGTGATCGAGACGCGGCCGTCGTGCCCGACCATCCGCCCCTGCGCGGCCGTGAAGGGTGCGCTCACGCGGCCGGTGTCGATCAGCCACTGCGCCGCCGAGGCGTTGAGGCTCCCGGTCACGGGGTCCTCCACGAGGCCGCCCTCGCCGTCGACGATGAGCGCCCGGATCTCGACGCGCGGCTCGCCGTCGAGCGCCTCCGCACGCAGGCCGACGACGCCGATCGAGCGTTCGACGCCGTCACGTGCCGGCTCCGGCCGCACCGCGAGCACCGCGTCGGCGTCGCGCAGCAGGACGCCGATCCACCCCGGCCCGTTGTCGATCCAGCGGACCTCGAGGACCGCGTCGGCGTCGGCCTCGAGCCCGAGCGTGCGCACGACGGCGTCGCGCTCGTCCGTCTCGGGCGTCCCGGAGCGCAGGAGCGAGGGCGCCTCGAAGGCGAGTGCGACGGCGTCGGCCGCAGCGCCACCGGCACCGGCCCCGTCGCCGTCGCGACCCTCACCGCCCGCACCCTCCGCGATCTCGCGCACGGTGACGAGCCCGACCCCGCACTCCTGCACCACGCGGCCCGCGACGGCGGGCGACCCGCCGGCGTCGAGCCAGGCAGCCGCCGTGCCGAGCGTCGGGTGCCCCGCGAACGGCAGCTCGCGCCGGCCGGCGAAGATGCGCACGCGGTAGTCGGCGCCCGGGTCGGTGGGCGGCAGGAGGAAGGTGCACTCCGAGAGGTTGGTCCACGCCGAGACGTCGGCCATCTGCTCGTCGGTGAGCCCGACGGCGTCGTGCACCACCGCGAGGGGATTGCCGGCGAAGGGCCGGGCACCGAAGACGTCGACCTGGCGGAACGGGCGCGTGGTGGGCATGGTCGCGAGCGTAGACCCGGCACGCACCCGTGCACTCGCGATGGGACCGTTCACAACCGCCCACATGTGACGCAACCGTGTCGAGAACATTTCCACCCGGTCACGGGAGACGCCCTTGGCCGCTGTCAGGTTCCGCACCGGTAAATCTTTGGCGAGATGACACCCTCCGGTCGCGGAACGTCCCCCGCGGGTTTACAACTTCTCTCGTGGACTCCCCCGAGAACCCCTTGCGTCCCCCTGCCCAGCCGCGGCGCCGTCGCCGCCCGATCCTCGCCGCGCTCCTCGCGGCCACCGTCCTCCCCGTCGCCGCCCTCCCCGCGGCCGCGGTCCCCGTCTCCACCGACACCTTCGCCCCCGTCCCGCTCACCACCGAGACCGTCGCCCCCGAGGCGGTCACGGCCCCGGACACGGGTGCGGCGCTCGAGGCGGAGGCCCTCGCGCGCGAGGCGTCCCCGACCGCCGAGACCCCCGAGGGGATCAGCCTCGTCGGCGGTGTCACGGCCCCTCGCTACGACTACGGCACCGCCATCCGCGAGCGGATCTTCATCCCCGTCGCGGGTGTGGACCAGGACGGCGACGGCGTCGACGACGTCACCGCGATCGACATCGTCCGCCCGGCCGCCACCGAGACCGGCCTGATGTCGCCCGCGATCATCGACCCCTCGCCGTACTACACGACGCTCGGGCGCGGCAACGAGGCCCAGCTCCTCAACGACAACCTGGGCGGCGCCTCCGACGTCAGCCCGCTGTACTACGACAACTACTTCGTGCCGCGCGGCTACACCGTGATCCACGCGCAGATGAACGGCACCGGCTTCTCCAACGGCTGCCCGTTCCACGGCGGTGCGGGCGACATCGAGAGCCTCAAGGTCGTCGTCGACTGGCTGAACGGCCGCGTCGCGGGGTACGACAAGGACGGCGCCCCCGCGCTCGCCGACTGGCACAACGGCAAGTCGGCGATGTTCGGCAAGTCCTACGACGGCACGCTCGCCAACGGCGTCGCGGCGACCGGCGTCGAGGGCCTGGAGACCATCGTGCCGATCGAGGCGATCACGCAGTGGTACCGCTACTCGCGCACGAACGGCATCCGCCACAACACGCACTACCCCCAGTCGCTCTCGAACACCGTCACCAACCCCGACCGTCGCGCGCTGTGCGCGCCGTCGCGGGCCTGGATGAACACCGTCGACGGCGACACGGACGGCGACGTCAACGACTTCTGGCAGGAGCGCAACTACCAGCTCGACGCCGACAAGGTCACGGCCGCCGTCTTCGCGATCCAGGGGCTCAACGACGACAACGTCCGCATGAGCCAGTTCAACGAGTGGTGGGACGCGCTCGCCGCGAACGACGTGCCGCGCAAGGTGTGGCTGCCGCGCCAGGGCCACATCGACCCGTTCGACTTCCGCCGCACGGTGTGGGTCGACACGATCCACCGCTGGTACGACCACTGGCTCATGGGCATCGACAACGGGATCATGGACGAGCCCGAGTCGATGGTCGAGCAGGGTGTCGAGGAGTACGTCGACGAGGCCTCCTGGCCCGCACCGGGCACCGAGGACGTCGCCGTCCACCTCACCGCCACCACCGCCGGTGCCGCCGGTTCACTCGCTCTGCAGCCGGCCACCGCGGTCGAGACCCTGAGCTTCACCAACGCCGCCGCCTCGATCAACGAGAACGCGCTGGTCGGGACCCCCGAGGGCCAGCAGGACACGCGTCTGGTGTTCCTGTCCGAGCCGCTCGAGGCCGACCTGCGCGTCTCGGGCACGCCGCGCATCGAGCTGGACGCGTCGCTCTCGACCGAGCAGGCCAACCTCGGCGCGATGCTGGTCGACTACGGCACGGCCGAGCGCGTCTCGCGCTCGGGCGACGGTTCACGCAACACCACGATCCGCACGTGCTGGGGCGCCAGCTGGGGTCCGGCAACCGCGACCCCCGAGACCTTCAAGATCACCGACTCCAGCTGCTACCTGGAGAAGGAGCGCGTCCTGGCGACGGCGGACTTCTTCCGCCTCTCGCGCGGCGCGCTCGACTCCTCCAACCGCGAGTCGCTGATCTCCGGCGAGGCGACCCCGGTCGTGCCCGGGCAGGAGTACGGGTTCGACTTCGACATGGAGCCCTACGACTACATCTTCCCGGCGGGCCACCGCATCGGCGTCGCCGTCTCCACGAACGTGTCGGGCTACAGCAACGACGGCACGCGCGGCTCCACGGTCACCGTGGACGCCACCACCTCGACCATCGTGCTCCCGATCGTGGGTGGCACCGGTGCGGCCGTGGCCTCCGGGGCGCTCGGTGAGGCGGCCGACGTCACGCTCGACTTCGACCTCGGCGGCGAGGGCACCGCGCCCGTCGAGCCGCAGGTCCTGCCCTACGGCGCGGTCCCGACCGTGCCGGCCGAGCCGACGGACGACACCCTCGTGTTCGCCGGCTGGTTCGCCGACGAGGCGCGCACCGTGCCGTTCGACTTCACCGCGCCGCTGACGGCGAGCGCGACGGCGTACGCCGCGTGGGTCACGGTCGCCGAGGCGGCGGTGTCGCTCGAGGTCACGGCGTCGGCCACGACGGCGATCGTGGGCCAGAGCGTCGACCTCACCGTCACCGCGTCCGACGCCGAGGGCGACCCTCGGCGACGTCACGTCGCTCGTGACGTTCTCCTCCACCAGCCCGGGCGTGACGTTCACCGGCGCGACCGCGACGCTGGGCGAGGTGGGCGACGCCGTCGTGACCGCGACGCTCGGCGCGGCGAGCGGCGAGGCGACGATCGCCGTCGCCGCCCTGCCGTTCGTGGACGTGCCGCTCGGCACGCTGTTCTTCGACGAGATCCGCTGGCTCGCGGAGGCGGGCATCTCGACCGGGTGGGACGTCGGCGACGGGCAGAAGGAGTTCCGCCCGCTCAACCCCGTGGCGCGCGACGCGATGGCGGCGTTCCTGTACCGGATGACGAAGCCGGAGGGCTTCACGCCGCCGGCGGTCTCGCCGTTCACCGACGTGCCGGTGGGCTCGCAGTTCTACACGGAGATCGCCTGGCTCGACGCCGCGGGCATCTCGACCGGGTGGGTCATGCCGGACGGGACGCGCCAGTTCCGCCCGCTCGAGCCGATCAACCGTGACGCGATGGCGGCGTTCCTGTACCGCCTCGCCGACGTCGAGGACTACGTGCCGGCCGCGCCGATGCCGTTCGCCGACGTCGCGCCGGGCGCGCAGTTCGCGACCGAGATCGCGTGGGTGGCCGAGGTCGGGATCTCGACCGGCTGGGTCGGCAACGACGGAACGGTCATCTTCCGCCCCGTGACGCCGATCGCGCGCGACGCCATCGCGGCGTTCCTGTCGCGGTACGACGCGCTGGACTGATCCGCCGCAGCGGTGACGGGGACGGCCCCGCTCGACACTCGTCGGGCGGGGCCGTTCCGCGCCTCGGGTCGGCCAGCCCCGCCCGGGGGCGATCGCTCGCTAAGGTGTCGCCGACCCCCACCCCCAGGAGACGAGCATGACGCCGCCGCGCCGGCCCCACCCGCTCCAGAACCAGCCCGGTGAGCGCGACCTCCCGGTCCGACCCTCCTGGCGTGCGCTCGGGCGCGCGCGGCGCGCCGTCGGACTCCCGCCCGCCGCGCCGGCCCTGAACGCCGTCGTCCTCTGCGGCGTCCTCGTCGTCGTGACGGGGGCGATGTTCTGGAACAGCCAGGTCGGCCCCGGTGGCACCGAGAACGGCGTGGCGCAGGCCTGGCGGGACGCCCCGCCGGCGATGCTCGCGATCTGGGCCGGCATCGTCGGCTTCGCGCTGGCGCTGCTCGCCACGGCGCTGGTGGTGGCGTCGCGGCAGCGCCGCTCCTCGTGCGCGCGCAGCGCGCCTACTACGACGTCCGAGGGCTGGGCGCGCCCGACGACGAGCTGCGGCGGGTCCTGCGGGTCGCCGCGCCGTGGGTGCACCGGTTCGGCGGGTGGCCGCTGACCCTCGAGGTGTTCCCGCTCGCGGACGGGCTGACCCCGCGGCAGCGCCGCGCCGTCGCCATCCTGTCCCCGGGCACGGCCGAGGACCACCGCAACGACCTCGCCGCCTCGTGGGGCGTCGCGCACCGCACGGACCTGCTGACGCAGATCGACGAGGGCCTCGCGACAGGTGTGCACTCCGCCGCCTTCGCCGCGGCCGGCCGTTTCGGCGAGCCCGCGATCCTCGAGCAGATCGCCGCGACCACCGACGTCCCCCTCGACGACCTGGTCGACCTCGTCAACCCGCGCGCCGACGGGGTGCCGCAGCTGCTGTGGGGCTGGGACCTAATCCGACTGCACACCATCCTGCGCTCGGGCGTGTCCGCGGGCTACGTCGACCCCGCGACGGCGCTCCCCCGCCTTCACCGCATCGCCGACCTCGTCACCACCCTCTTCCCCACCGAGGAGTCGCTGGTGCGCAACCTCCTCGTGGGGCACGCGTTCTGGGCCGGGCTCGAAGGTCGTGCCGAGACGCGCAGCCGCGTCGCGCTGGCGCAGGAGGACCTCGCGGGCGAGTGGCCGCGCACCCTCGGGCCGTGGCCCGCGCCGCCCGCCGGCGGTGTCGAGCTGGTGCCGCCAATGGCGGACGGGTTCGCGACGGCGTGAGTCGCCGCCCCGCTCAGCCCCGCTGCTGAGCGCCTCCGCGATCGCGGCGACCGCCGTCGGGTAGCGCTCCGGCTCGGGCCCGGAGTAGGTGAGCCGGACGTGCGGCCCCGAGGGCTCGGCGGCCGCAATGCCCCGAGAAGACCGTCGCGGCGGATGCGCAACCGAGGACCCACAGCTCATGAGGCGCC is a window of Litorihabitans aurantiacus DNA encoding:
- a CDS encoding PhzF family phenazine biosynthesis protein — encoded protein: MPTTRPFRQVDVFGARPFAGNPLAVVHDAVGLTDEQMADVSAWTNLSECTFLLPPTDPGADYRVRIFAGRRELPFAGHPTLGTAAAWLDAGGSPAVAGRVVQECGVGLVTVREIAEGAGGEGRDGDGAGAGGAAADAVALAFEAPSLLRSGTPETDERDAVVRTLGLEADADAVLEVRWIDNGPGWIGVLLRDADAVLAVRPEPARDGVERSIGVVGLRAEALDGEPRVEIRALIVDGEGGLVEDPVTGSLNASAAQWLIDTGRVSAPFTAAQGRMVGHDGRVSITRDAGGALWVGGAAVVAIRGEIGV
- a CDS encoding S-layer homology domain-containing protein gives rise to the protein MPDGTRQFRPLEPINRDAMAAFLYRLADVEDYVPAAPMPFADVAPGAQFATEIAWVAEVGISTGWVGNDGTVIFRPVTPIARDAIAAFLSRYDALD
- a CDS encoding CocE/NonD family hydrolase, yielding MDSPENPLRPPAQPRRRRRPILAALLAATVLPVAALPAAAVPVSTDTFAPVPLTTETVAPEAVTAPDTGAALEAEALAREASPTAETPEGISLVGGVTAPRYDYGTAIRERIFIPVAGVDQDGDGVDDVTAIDIVRPAATETGLMSPAIIDPSPYYTTLGRGNEAQLLNDNLGGASDVSPLYYDNYFVPRGYTVIHAQMNGTGFSNGCPFHGGAGDIESLKVVVDWLNGRVAGYDKDGAPALADWHNGKSAMFGKSYDGTLANGVAATGVEGLETIVPIEAITQWYRYSRTNGIRHNTHYPQSLSNTVTNPDRRALCAPSRAWMNTVDGDTDGDVNDFWQERNYQLDADKVTAAVFAIQGLNDDNVRMSQFNEWWDALAANDVPRKVWLPRQGHIDPFDFRRTVWVDTIHRWYDHWLMGIDNGIMDEPESMVEQGVEEYVDEASWPAPGTEDVAVHLTATTAGAAGSLALQPATAVETLSFTNAAASINENALVGTPEGQQDTRLVFLSEPLEADLRVSGTPRIELDASLSTEQANLGAMLVDYGTAERVSRSGDGSRNTTIRTCWGASWGPATATPETFKITDSSCYLEKERVLATADFFRLSRGALDSSNRESLISGEATPVVPGQEYGFDFDMEPYDYIFPAGHRIGVAVSTNVSGYSNDGTRGSTVTVDATTSTIVLPIVGGTGAAVASGALGEAADVTLDFDLGGEGTAPVEPQVLPYGAVPTVPAEPTDDTLVFAGWFADEARTVPFDFTAPLTASATAYAAWVTVAEAAVSLEVTASATTAIVGQSVDLTVTASDAEGDPRRRHVARDVLLHQPGRDVHRRDRDAGRGGRRRRDRDARRGERRGDDRRRRPAVRGRAARHAVLRRDPLARGGGHLDRVGRRRRAEGVPPAQPRGARRDGGVPVPDDEAGGLHAAGGLAVHRRAGGLAVLHGDRLARRRGHLDRVGHAGRDAPVPPARADQP
- a CDS encoding DUF1266 domain-containing protein; protein product: MRAQRAYYDVRGLGAPDDELRRVLRVAAPWVHRFGGWPLTLEVFPLADGLTPRQRRAVAILSPGTAEDHRNDLAASWGVAHRTDLLTQIDEGLATGVHSAAFAAAGRFGEPAILEQIAATTDVPLDDLVDLVNPRADGVPQLLWGWDLIRLHTILRSGVSAGYVDPATALPRLHRIADLVTTLFPTEESLVRNLLVGHAFWAGLEGRAETRSRVALAQEDLAGEWPRTLGPWPAPPAGGVELVPPMADGFATA
- a CDS encoding TetR/AcrR family transcriptional regulator: MTSAATPPTPGRASGSGDHADPDARPAGGSPGSDLGSRTTAPLRRDVARNQGALLEAAARVFTTSGVGAPVREIAAAAGVGVATLYRHFPTRADLVVAVYRHQIEECAAAGPSLLASAPGPFEATLSWVHLFVDFLGTKHGLSRVWEGDAEEFGALHALFVERLVPVLTDLLDAGRAAGEVVAPISAYRLLRAVGDLVAWSPQDPDYDVREVVTLLVSGLRQAQPDRLGDTAG